The following proteins are encoded in a genomic region of Acidimicrobiia bacterium:
- a CDS encoding oxidoreductase, whose protein sequence is MSAGNKERWQLQWKELYDEVITSGLCTGCAGCVIACPHDVIGYEHAPGAYKPFHLEEELGLDDCIHGQKGCTSCTRACPRFRAWEPEADEHLFARVRQPDEPSGIYQDILLTRASDAMVHQMGQDGGLVSALLIWALDQGYIDAALTSYLEGGGEGESSWKAMPGVATTKEEVLAGAGSRYTYSANTLALPEALERGFSKLALVGMSCQSSVPPVMWSRKIGKVGKPIVFNIGLLCSKSFDDSIFEELFWTKYGLAKEQMVKMNIKGVFQIWMRDGAYHEINLKECHAWTREGCVHCPDFAAEHADISTGGIGKFNDWTLTIVRTDLGREIISRMIDDGSIEARPGDDDPGAIALMHKLSAKSRERWPATAIDFPKNPPKPSKP, encoded by the coding sequence ATGTCTGCTGGCAACAAAGAGCGCTGGCAACTCCAATGGAAAGAGCTCTACGACGAGGTGATCACCTCCGGGCTCTGCACCGGTTGCGCCGGCTGCGTGATCGCCTGTCCCCACGACGTCATCGGGTACGAACACGCCCCCGGCGCCTACAAACCCTTCCATCTCGAAGAGGAGCTCGGCCTCGACGACTGCATCCACGGCCAAAAGGGTTGCACCTCCTGCACCCGGGCGTGCCCGCGCTTTCGGGCCTGGGAACCCGAGGCCGATGAGCACCTCTTCGCCCGGGTGCGTCAACCCGACGAACCCAGCGGCATCTACCAGGACATCCTCCTCACCCGGGCGAGCGACGCCATGGTTCATCAGATGGGACAAGACGGCGGCCTCGTGTCGGCCCTGCTCATCTGGGCGCTCGACCAGGGCTACATCGACGCCGCCCTCACCTCGTACCTCGAAGGCGGAGGCGAAGGGGAAAGCAGTTGGAAAGCCATGCCCGGGGTGGCCACCACCAAAGAGGAGGTACTGGCCGGCGCCGGATCGCGCTACACCTATTCGGCCAACACCCTCGCCCTCCCCGAAGCCCTCGAACGGGGCTTCAGCAAGTTGGCGCTGGTGGGGATGAGTTGCCAGTCGTCGGTGCCGCCGGTGATGTGGAGCCGCAAGATCGGCAAGGTGGGAAAGCCCATCGTGTTCAACATCGGTCTCCTGTGCTCCAAGAGCTTCGACGACTCGATCTTCGAGGAACTCTTCTGGACCAAATACGGCTTGGCCAAAGAGCAGATGGTGAAGATGAACATCAAGGGTGTCTTCCAGATCTGGATGCGCGACGGCGCCTACCACGAGATCAACCTCAAGGAGTGCCACGCCTGGACCCGAGAAGGGTGCGTCCACTGCCCGGACTTCGCCGCCGAGCACGCCGACATTTCCACCGGCGGGATCGGCAAGTTCAACGACTGGACCCTCACCATCGTGCGCACCGACCTCGGCCGGGAGATCATCAGCCGGATGATCGACGACGGCTCCATCGAGGCCCGGCCCGGCGACGACGATCCCGGGGCCATCGCCCTCATGCACAAACTCTCCGCCAAGAGCCGCGAGCGCTGGCCGGCCACCGCGATCGACTTCCCGAAGAACCCCCCGAAACCGTCCAAGCCCTAA
- a CDS encoding acyl-CoA dehydrogenase, which produces MDLTYPPDAEEFRTEIRGWLEDHLPAGWFGAGFEMSATERAAFSEAWAQQLYAGGWICATWPIEYGGKGLSLMQGVVLAEEFARAKAPLRADFFGDTLVGPTILQWGSEEQKKEFLPRIMGGTVRWCQGFSEPDSGSDLASLKTTAVLDGHEFVINGQKVWTTQAQFADYCFLLARTDPNATKHAGISYLLVPMNQPGVDVRPITQPDGTAEFNEVFFADARCPAENVVGGLNNGWAVTNTTLGFERGQSATTGYRRFLEEWTVMVAEATANGAITDPVIRQRLAQYWSKVQIIRINGLRTLTASYTGRKDPSVAALGATNKMHWSEMHQEAMELALDIYGARSMLADVGPASGSWPGALRGKVTEGYAVSPMVSTFFFSRSETIWGGTSQIQRNIVGERVLGLPKEPKTDKKA; this is translated from the coding sequence ATGGACCTGACGTACCCGCCCGACGCCGAAGAGTTCCGCACCGAGATCCGGGGATGGTTGGAAGACCATCTGCCCGCTGGATGGTTCGGGGCGGGCTTCGAGATGTCGGCGACGGAGCGGGCCGCCTTCAGCGAGGCATGGGCCCAGCAGCTCTACGCCGGGGGCTGGATCTGTGCGACGTGGCCCATCGAATACGGCGGCAAGGGCCTGAGTTTGATGCAGGGGGTGGTGCTGGCCGAGGAGTTTGCCCGGGCTAAAGCCCCGTTGCGGGCCGATTTCTTTGGCGACACGTTGGTGGGGCCCACCATCTTGCAGTGGGGGAGCGAGGAGCAGAAGAAGGAGTTTCTGCCGAGGATCATGGGCGGCACGGTGCGCTGGTGTCAGGGCTTCAGCGAGCCCGACTCGGGTTCCGACCTCGCTTCACTGAAGACCACCGCCGTGCTCGACGGCCACGAGTTCGTGATCAACGGGCAGAAGGTGTGGACCACTCAGGCGCAGTTCGCCGACTACTGCTTCCTGCTGGCCCGCACGGATCCCAATGCGACGAAGCACGCCGGGATTTCCTACCTGCTGGTGCCCATGAATCAGCCCGGGGTGGACGTGCGTCCCATCACCCAGCCCGATGGCACCGCCGAGTTCAACGAGGTGTTCTTCGCCGATGCCCGCTGCCCGGCGGAGAATGTGGTGGGCGGGTTGAACAACGGGTGGGCGGTGACCAACACCACGTTGGGATTCGAGCGAGGGCAGTCGGCCACCACCGGGTACCGCCGCTTCCTGGAGGAGTGGACGGTGATGGTGGCCGAAGCCACTGCCAATGGTGCCATTACTGATCCCGTGATTCGTCAGCGCCTTGCGCAGTACTGGTCGAAGGTGCAGATCATTCGCATCAACGGGTTGCGCACGCTGACGGCTAGTTACACGGGCCGTAAGGACCCCTCGGTGGCTGCGTTGGGGGCGACCAACAAGATGCATTGGTCCGAGATGCACCAGGAGGCGATGGAACTGGCGCTGGATATTTACGGGGCGCGTTCCATGCTCGCCGATGTGGGTCCGGCGTCGGGTTCGTGGCCCGGGGCTCTGCGGGGCAAGGTGACCGAGGGCTACGCCGTGAGCCCGATGGTGTCGACGTTCTTTTTCTCCCGTTCGGAGACCATCTGGGGTGGGACGTCCCAGATCCAGCGCAACATCGTGGGCGAGCGGGTGTTGGGTCTGCCCAAAGAACCCAAGACCGATAAGAAAGCGTAG